In the genome of Pseudobdellovibrionaceae bacterium, one region contains:
- a CDS encoding prepilin-type N-terminal cleavage/methylation domain-containing protein, whose translation MHLLNFKAFSLIELMVVVVIIGILASIAIPSYTSFQLKAQDLEAKVFMASIYMAEKAYHAEFEEYNS comes from the coding sequence ATGCATTTATTAAATTTTAAAGCCTTTTCTTTAATAGAGCTAATGGTTGTGGTGGTTATCATTGGAATACTCGCCTCTATTGCCATTCCTTCTTATACCAGCTTTCAATTAAAGGCCCAGGATCTAGAGGCAAAAGTATTTATGGCCTCTATTTATATGGCAGAAAAAGCTTATCATGCAGAGTTTGAGGAATATAATTCT
- a CDS encoding ParA family protein: MAQIICMSNQKGGVGKTTTTVNLGAALASFKKKVLIVDLDPQGNASSGLGVKNYDNANLYHALMGECSVFEATYSANLPQLFIVPSNAGLVGVEPFLYQKDKKEIFLKQALSSVSAEYDYILIDCPPSLGLLTLNAFTASNYFMVPLQCEYYALEGLSQLLNTAGIIKNNFNPNLALLGIVLTMFDTRNNLSHQVVRDVKKHFSNKVFNTVITRNVRLSEAPSYGKSIIEYAPQSIGAERYIALAKEVDNRFVQLNARLNEFAEQAPKERTEAGLI, encoded by the coding sequence TTGGCTCAAATTATTTGCATGTCTAATCAAAAAGGCGGAGTGGGAAAAACCACTACGACGGTTAATTTAGGGGCGGCACTAGCTAGTTTTAAGAAAAAAGTTTTAATTGTAGACTTAGACCCTCAGGGCAATGCTTCTTCGGGCTTGGGAGTAAAAAACTATGACAATGCTAATTTATATCATGCACTAATGGGCGAATGCAGCGTTTTTGAGGCCACCTACTCTGCTAATTTGCCACAGCTTTTTATTGTTCCCTCTAACGCGGGCTTAGTTGGGGTTGAACCCTTTTTATATCAAAAAGACAAAAAAGAGATATTTTTAAAACAGGCACTGTCTAGTGTATCGGCAGAGTATGACTATATCTTAATAGACTGTCCTCCTTCTTTAGGCTTATTAACTTTAAACGCCTTTACCGCCTCTAATTATTTTATGGTGCCATTGCAATGTGAGTATTATGCCCTAGAAGGCTTAAGCCAGTTATTAAATACTGCAGGGATTATTAAAAACAATTTTAACCCCAACTTAGCTTTGTTGGGAATTGTGTTAACCATGTTTGATACAAGAAATAATTTAAGCCACCAAGTGGTTAGAGATGTAAAGAAACACTTTTCTAACAAGGTATTTAACACAGTAATCACAAGAAATGTACGCCTTAGCGAAGCACCTAGCTATGGAAAGTCTATTATAGAGTATGCACCGCAATCAATTGGCGCCGAGCGTTATATTGCCTTAGCTAAAGAGGTAGATAACCGTTTTGTTCAGCTAAATGCACGATTAAATGAGTTTGCAGAGCAGGCACCCAAAGAAAGAACAGAGGCGGGGCTGATTTGA